The following nucleotide sequence is from Gemmatimonadota bacterium.
TAACGCCTTTTTGAGCTGTTTTATCAATGATGGACTGGGTGCGATTGATCAGTGCTTCTGCTTCTTCTTTGCTATTTGTCGCCAGTATTTTTTTCAGAGAAGTACGCAAAGACGAGCGCGTGCTCCTGTTGCGGAGCCTGGCTTTTTCAGCCTGTCGCAAGCGTTTTTTTGAAGATGCCAATTTGGGCAAGGGATTCACCTCCTTAGAGAGTTTTCCTGAGTTTAGAATACGAAATTTAAACATTTACAGGTATTTGCACAACCCATTTTTCATTTTCTTGTGTTTTTCTTTTTCTGCTGTATTTTACCGCCCGGGTATTTAATCCAATCCTATCAGGAGGAATCACAATGACACCAACTATTTATGTCGGCACAATTGGTCAGGGTGTTTGGCGAAGCGAAGATGGTGGCGACTCATGGCGGCGCACGAGCAGCGGTATGTTCTCGGAGTCGGATATTCGCGCTATTGCCGTGCATCCAGACAATGCGTCAATTCTGTTTGCGGGAACAGAGACCGGTGTTTATCGCTCGCAAAATGGGGGGGATAGCTGGGAAAAATTGGATTCTCCAATGAACGGTATGCAAATCTGGTCCCTCGCCATTCACCCCAAAAATCCAGACACGGTTTATGCTGGTACCTGTCCTTCTGCGCTGTTTCGGTCGGACGATGGCGGTGAGACCTGGAAGCAACTTTCCGTAGAGCTCGTCGAGGATTGCGGTGCGATTATTCCGCGCGTCACGACTATTATTATAGATCCGACAGATGATCAGACTGTCTATGCGGGTATTGAAATCGACGGCATGCGG
It contains:
- the rpsT gene encoding 30S ribosomal protein S20 codes for the protein MPKLASSKKRLRQAEKARLRNRSTRSSLRTSLKKILATNSKEEAEALINRTQSIIDKTAQKGVIHRNAAARYKSRVQRHVAALES